The candidate division KSB1 bacterium genome includes a region encoding these proteins:
- a CDS encoding CHAT domain-containing protein, which translates to MIITQKINLDLNKKQIQSLKDNFQQIIHFIEQGKSLSVKTFFNLQQNLSALVAQNQELMAVLAAIKKTGEFYHINLCHPDSAILNLPWGLAIDPHSGHELYRVPQLFLSRTSCADERPPAPALRAPLKILVMISAPLDLPQRYRLNYEDEELSILKSFAELKKSGQVQIDFTENGSLFALRQKIDRNDYHILHFSGHGNYDEKTGIGTLLLEDDLTLTMEETDGAAFATALLKPGHKIPLVVLSSCKTSQGNFAGVAASLLQKGIPGVVAMGMSIVDAYATAFTAHFYKRLADRKTVLESFQGAVEYIRSEPFNDEMKKQNKYAPLQWLIPNLYLNQELPLVDWTADQPLKSVPVAEKLFVNQDLAELEEEKDLFIGRRADLAATLPKLFDRTPIVLHGVGGIGKTRFARKLVQRRKAHRPDLVAFAFHYQDEG; encoded by the coding sequence ATGATCATCACCCAAAAAATCAATCTGGATTTGAACAAAAAACAAATCCAATCCCTGAAAGACAATTTTCAGCAGATCATTCACTTTATTGAGCAGGGAAAATCGCTCTCGGTCAAAACTTTTTTTAACCTGCAGCAGAATCTCTCCGCCCTTGTGGCTCAAAACCAGGAGTTGATGGCCGTGCTCGCCGCCATCAAAAAAACTGGGGAGTTTTATCACATCAATCTCTGCCATCCCGACAGCGCCATTTTGAACCTGCCCTGGGGACTGGCCATCGATCCCCATTCGGGCCACGAACTGTATCGAGTGCCGCAGTTGTTTCTGTCCCGAACCAGTTGCGCCGATGAGCGGCCGCCCGCTCCTGCGCTCCGAGCGCCACTCAAAATTTTGGTGATGATCAGTGCGCCGCTGGACCTGCCCCAGCGTTACCGCCTGAATTACGAGGACGAAGAGTTGAGCATTCTGAAATCGTTCGCCGAATTGAAAAAGTCGGGGCAGGTGCAGATCGATTTCACGGAGAACGGCTCGCTGTTCGCCCTGCGCCAGAAGATCGATCGCAACGATTACCACATCCTGCACTTCAGCGGCCATGGCAATTACGATGAGAAAACGGGCATCGGCACGCTGCTTCTGGAGGACGATCTCACGCTCACCATGGAGGAGACGGACGGCGCAGCATTTGCCACGGCGCTATTGAAACCAGGCCATAAGATCCCGCTGGTGGTGCTCTCGTCGTGCAAGACCAGCCAGGGCAATTTTGCGGGCGTGGCCGCCAGCCTGCTGCAAAAGGGCATCCCTGGCGTGGTCGCCATGGGCATGTCCATTGTCGATGCTTATGCCACAGCCTTCACCGCTCATTTTTACAAGCGATTGGCCGACCGCAAGACCGTGCTGGAATCGTTCCAGGGGGCGGTGGAATATATCCGCTCCGAGCCGTTTAATGACGAGATGAAAAAACAGAACAAATATGCGCCGTTGCAATGGCTCATCCCCAATCTCTATTTGAACCAGGAACTGCCGCTGGTGGACTGGACCGCTGATCAGCCGCTGAAATCCGTTCCCGTGGCGGAAAAGCTGTTCGTCAATCAAGATCTGGCCGAGCTGGAGGAGGAAAAGGACCTATTTATCGGCCGAAGGGCGGATTTGGCCGCCACGCTGCCAAAACTGTTCGATCGCACGCCCATCGTGCTCCATGGCGTGGGCGGCATCGGCAAGACCCGCTTTGCCAGAAAATTGGTCCAGCGCCGTAAAGCCCATCGACCAGACCTGGTCGCCTTTGCCTTTCATTACCAGGATGAGGGCA